The following is a genomic window from Desulfobulbaceae bacterium.
ATCTGAGTGATTTTCTGCACATCATAAGCAGTTAAACCGGTAAAAATAATAACCCCGAGACCGGATATAACCCAGGCCATCATCGAACTGGCCATGAAAATATTAACCACAGAGGCGATAATGATTCCAAACAAGCCCATCATAAGAAACGATCCCATGCCGGTGAGATCTTTTTTAGTGACCATTCCATAAATTGCCATCGAACCAAACATTCCAGCAGTAACGATGAATGTTGAGGCAATCGAGGTCATGGTGTAAATGAGTAGAATTGCCGAAAGCGTCATACCGTTTAAAACAGAGAAAGCAACAAACAAGGCCGTGGCTGTCTGTGCCGATATCTTCTGAATTCGTGCTGACAAAAAGAACACCAAACCGAGCTCGGCAAGAGCAAGCACGATATGAATCGGATAAATAATCTGCTGTAAGGCCGGTGAAGACGCCACTACATAGGCAGAGACCGCCGTTAATAGCAGACCGACTGCCATCCAGTTAAACACCTTCGCCAAGAAAACCGTCGATGCCTGAGCTGTAGCTTGATTAATTGTTGTTACAGGGGGTGGTCCTGAATGCTGGTTGTACATAGTTTTTCTCCTTTTTTATTTTATATAATAGCAAATCTGTTTTTTTTTATGCCTAACTCTGTAAAGCGGTTCCTTTTAAACGGTAATCACACCATCAAAAATAACAAGCGGCAACAACAATATCTGACACTTACTCTATCATGGGTCAAAGAAAACTCGTATCAGTCACTTCAATAAACCCCCTCACTATTGAGAAAATCTTTATAGAGATGATCATCCCCTAAAATATGATCGGCAAGCCACTCTTTCAAGAAATCCATCACCGTCAAGGAAAAGATAACCTTTCCAGAACGATAGTCGCTTTGCAACTGGCACACTTTTTCTCGCATTTCCTCATGAACTCGTTTGTGATCAATGAGGCTCGGATAATCATGAGCCTCCAACAAGTTTTCCTCATACATAAAATGATCGTTTGAGTACTCAACAAGTTGCTGAAGAATATCACCCATTATCAGTTTCGATTTATTCTCAAGCATGGCCGCGTGAAGCCGATTAATTATATTGATCAACCCCATATGTTGATCATCAATAGCCTTCACATTAACACTATACGAATTTAACCAGACAAAGGGTATCACAAATTATCTCATTATGCGAAACACAAGCCACAGTCCGGGCAGGTAGCAGAACCTGAAAAGCTGGTGCCGCAGGCTGGGCAGATATTCGCGCTGCTCGATGAATCGAAGGCATAATCAGCATACGCTGTATTATGGCTATTGATAGCGGTAACTTTATCGAAATCTTGTTCGATGATCTGCATTGCGCTCTGAGCATCCTCGCGCCGTACGAGCAGCTCAACATCACCACCACCGCAACAGCCCTTCCCACATGCCGGACCATCGCCAATGACAGATGTTCCAATATTCTCATTTACCAACAGCTGTTCAATCCTTCTAACCTCAGAGATAGAGGCCTTAAGAATGGTAACAACATCATCTTTATCTGTTAAGGCGCCCTTCCGGGCATTCATTTGCTGCGCACGACTGTTTTGACTGGCGACAACCTCTTCCCCAGTCAACAGTTTAGCGCCGCAAACCCCACACTGCTCAATTTCAGGCATATACTCATCCTGGCAGGTAAGACAGTAACGCATTTTTTTTTCAAAAATCATTTTCTTCATGAGTCACTCCAAACGGACTATAAAATCAATTCTTGAAGCGTTGTTCAACAAAAAAACAACACCTACACCTACAAAA
Proteins encoded in this region:
- a CDS encoding Bax inhibitor-1/YccA family protein, which gives rise to MYNQHSGPPPVTTINQATAQASTVFLAKVFNWMAVGLLLTAVSAYVVASSPALQQIIYPIHIVLALAELGLVFFLSARIQKISAQTATALFVAFSVLNGMTLSAILLIYTMTSIASTFIVTAGMFGSMAIYGMVTKKDLTGMGSFLMMGLFGIIIASVVNIFMASSMMAWVISGLGVIIFTGLTAYDVQKITQIGASGIMEQGDVAIQKMAIMGALTLYLDFINLFLMLLHFLGNRRD
- a CDS encoding hemerythrin family protein — its product is MIPFVWLNSYSVNVKAIDDQHMGLINIINRLHAAMLENKSKLIMGDILQQLVEYSNDHFMYEENLLEAHDYPSLIDHKRVHEEMREKVCQLQSDYRSGKVIFSLTVMDFLKEWLADHILGDDHLYKDFLNSEGVY